The Spirosoma foliorum genome has a window encoding:
- a CDS encoding glycosyltransferase family 4 protein, with protein sequence MKLLYDYQAFTANRFGGISRYFYHLRSALRQQGIEARIAILFSNNEYLNQNVWSRAQTFRYFLGYRLTNRLFSLINRLWSSVQVLQKQYDLFHPTFFHPYFLKFIGNKPFVLTYHDAIKDKFGDKYGHVDNTSKAQKQLLLNRAAHIIAVSENTKADLIELFQLQADKITVIHHATYFRELTVPDTFQIQTPQSYLLYVGGRESYKNFAPFLQALTPLFKKYPSLTLVCGGGGTFTVDENQLVEQLGLTDRIIYYAINDPILYRLYQHALAFVYPSLYEGFGIPILEAFAAGCPVVVSNTSCFPEVAQDAALYFDPESAHSIQQQVESILVDPELRQSLRQKGYLRQEAFSSEQLVHQTLEVYRRVLALNEKADVKVPSHYSAQ encoded by the coding sequence ATGAAACTATTGTACGATTACCAGGCCTTTACCGCAAATCGATTTGGAGGAATATCACGCTACTTTTACCATCTCAGGAGTGCTCTTCGACAGCAAGGTATTGAAGCCCGAATAGCGATTCTTTTTTCCAATAATGAGTACTTAAATCAGAACGTCTGGTCTCGCGCTCAAACCTTTCGTTATTTTTTGGGCTATAGACTCACTAACCGGCTCTTTTCACTAATTAATCGTTTGTGGAGTTCGGTGCAGGTATTACAGAAGCAGTATGATTTATTTCATCCTACGTTTTTTCATCCCTATTTTCTAAAATTCATTGGTAATAAGCCTTTCGTCTTAACCTATCATGATGCCATCAAAGATAAATTTGGGGACAAATATGGGCATGTCGATAATACGTCGAAGGCTCAAAAGCAGCTTTTACTCAACCGGGCTGCCCATATCATTGCGGTATCAGAAAATACGAAGGCTGATTTAATCGAGTTGTTCCAGCTTCAGGCAGATAAAATCACGGTTATTCATCATGCAACTTATTTCCGTGAACTCACCGTACCCGACACGTTCCAAATCCAGACGCCCCAGTCTTATCTACTTTATGTAGGCGGTCGGGAGAGTTACAAAAATTTTGCTCCGTTTCTTCAGGCTCTTACTCCTCTGTTCAAAAAATACCCATCCCTGACCTTAGTTTGTGGCGGTGGAGGAACCTTCACCGTCGATGAAAATCAACTTGTTGAACAGCTAGGACTAACCGACCGGATCATTTATTATGCTATAAATGACCCAATCTTGTATCGTTTATATCAGCACGCTCTGGCGTTCGTATATCCCTCGCTTTATGAAGGATTTGGAATTCCGATTCTGGAGGCCTTTGCCGCTGGCTGTCCAGTAGTAGTAAGTAATACTTCCTGCTTCCCAGAGGTAGCTCAGGATGCCGCCCTTTATTTTGATCCTGAATCTGCTCACTCGATTCAGCAACAGGTTGAATCCATTTTAGTCGATCCTGAGCTGCGCCAGTCCTTGCGTCAAAAAGGATATCTTCGACAGGAAGCGTTTTCTTCTGAGCAACTGGTTCATCAAACTCTGGAAGTTTATCGGCGAGTACTCGCTCTTAATGAAAAAGCCGATGTAAAGGTACCTTCCCACTACTCTGCTCAATAA
- a CDS encoding bestrophin-like domain codes for MDWIYTLPNWLLFLFCTGTSMTFAALGLLTSRKWVRRHADQHEQQNDLVSYFLGASGVIYGIALGLVAAGVWSNFQTLSGEVDDEAGITAAIYQDISAYPMPQRQLLQQHLQDYVKAVINQDWPQLRQGNMPTASTHILYRFKRELFNFVPTDAGLRLIHEQALEQYNELAKVRRDRLQGSNSSLPAVLWWVIILGSFINIIITWFFVSDHVGYHLLLTLLLALLLGSLLFLTVAMDNPFRGDFSVDAKSFEQVLSQMLPATTPK; via the coding sequence ATGGACTGGATTTATACCTTACCCAATTGGCTGCTTTTTCTATTCTGTACCGGAACTTCCATGACCTTTGCCGCCTTGGGTCTGTTGACGAGCCGAAAATGGGTGCGACGACATGCCGATCAACATGAGCAGCAAAATGATTTGGTGAGCTACTTTTTGGGAGCTTCAGGTGTCATTTATGGTATTGCCCTGGGGTTAGTGGCCGCTGGAGTCTGGAGTAATTTTCAAACCTTATCCGGAGAAGTTGATGACGAAGCAGGTATCACGGCAGCAATCTATCAGGATATCAGTGCCTACCCAATGCCACAGCGCCAACTATTGCAGCAACATCTACAAGATTATGTCAAAGCCGTAATTAATCAGGATTGGCCCCAGCTTCGACAGGGGAACATGCCTACAGCCAGTACCCACATCCTGTATCGGTTTAAACGAGAGTTATTCAATTTTGTACCCACCGATGCTGGGCTACGTTTAATCCATGAACAGGCTCTGGAACAATATAACGAGCTAGCTAAGGTGCGACGGGACCGATTGCAAGGCAGCAACAGTAGCTTACCGGCTGTTCTATGGTGGGTCATTATTCTGGGCTCCTTTATTAATATTATTATTACCTGGTTTTTTGTCAGTGATCATGTAGGGTATCACCTGTTACTGACACTTTTGTTAGCCCTTCTATTAGGCTCCTTACTGTTTTTGACGGTAGCAATGGATAATCCTTTTCGAGGTGACTTTAGTGTAGATGCCAAATCGTTTGAACAGGTGCTTAGCCAAATGCTACCCGCCACTACGCCCAAATAG
- a CDS encoding GPW/gp25 family protein, translating to MPQPYYALPLRLDEVLQHKSHPTCSLPQSIAQNLYLMLTTHFNESRFDESFGCSLWDEDFSNLASSRWKEDIRQSIEASVLKHEKRLTQVRVRVDLTDQEMQLDRTNRRIKRRLSVWIDGVLARTNEQFSFQRSLFLAPLSTE from the coding sequence ATGCCACAGCCCTATTATGCATTGCCGCTACGCCTGGACGAAGTGCTGCAACATAAATCACATCCAACCTGCTCATTACCGCAGTCGATTGCCCAGAATCTTTATCTGATGCTAACGACTCATTTTAACGAGTCGCGATTTGATGAATCGTTTGGGTGTAGTTTGTGGGACGAAGATTTCTCCAATCTGGCGAGCAGCCGCTGGAAAGAAGATATACGCCAATCGATTGAGGCATCGGTGCTTAAACATGAAAAGCGATTAACCCAGGTGCGGGTCCGGGTCGATCTGACCGATCAGGAAATGCAACTTGACCGAACAAATCGCCGGATTAAACGACGACTCAGTGTCTGGATTGATGGGGTGCTGGCACGAACCAATGAGCAATTTTCGTTTCAGCGCAGTCTGTTTCTGGCCCCTCTTTCCACCGAATAA
- a CDS encoding type VI secretion system baseplate subunit TssF produces MAVTDLVSEGFARERVKARMLRRAADLWGYAETDLDSFDPLVTLLIEACAVEFERVSVAIGNTQTRLLDRLAQVLHPEPDVARPAFGVAQVRSVEPRASLSVTTQLVYKRAGASRTDSTNALEAYFSPVDAYSIVDGAIRYMATTDTLYRVDEPTQKAPIAQRQGLPAVLPYQSVWLGLELDENIASLEGLTFFFDWSSETDRTAYQSFPATGSWWLGGQELRVRAGLPEKKASSSSNGLLGDEFDVMNKVEKQALVAYERHFVTVETAPTFKSSGIQRQAYPAQIGQWFAERELRTVRESLWWVELRLSHTVSSQALEGLLVGLNCFPVVNRRLHRITYRLQQNLNIIPLETDRCFLAMRDVRTNQNRQLTSIPLGNLSDLATDTYTVQYGVSRFDDRDARQALINMQDLLRDESASFAALGEDFLTSVIRELNQALARLETKVDQKTRKRDSIPYLIIKPKQAGETVFIEYWTCDGESANRLPVGSRLAPYSDSTLRKDSGFLMTATTGGRERLKESEKITQYKRALLTRNRIVTLEDVRVVCQAELGHHLQSVRIERAFRVDPLPTNGFQRCIRVSLEPSSRSIYSDADWAQQAKLLQSSLEAQSVSALPYQVIVAPIK; encoded by the coding sequence ATGGCTGTTACTGATCTTGTTTCGGAAGGCTTTGCGCGCGAGCGGGTCAAAGCCCGAATGCTGCGTCGGGCTGCGGATTTATGGGGTTACGCCGAGACAGACCTCGATAGCTTCGACCCGCTGGTTACGTTGTTGATAGAAGCCTGTGCCGTGGAGTTTGAACGAGTGTCGGTGGCCATTGGGAATACCCAAACCCGACTGCTCGACCGACTGGCGCAAGTGCTGCACCCTGAGCCTGATGTTGCCCGGCCTGCTTTTGGCGTTGCGCAGGTTCGATCGGTTGAGCCCAGGGCTTCATTGTCTGTAACCACGCAACTCGTTTACAAACGGGCCGGAGCCTCGCGTACCGACTCCACCAATGCACTTGAAGCCTATTTTTCGCCTGTTGATGCCTATTCAATTGTCGACGGAGCGATTCGCTACATGGCCACTACCGATACCCTCTACCGAGTAGACGAGCCTACGCAGAAAGCGCCCATCGCTCAGCGTCAGGGACTACCAGCCGTACTGCCTTACCAATCGGTATGGCTAGGACTAGAGCTGGACGAGAATATTGCGTCGTTGGAGGGGTTGACGTTCTTCTTCGACTGGTCGTCTGAAACGGACCGGACTGCTTATCAATCGTTTCCGGCTACCGGCTCATGGTGGCTAGGCGGACAGGAGCTACGAGTTCGGGCGGGTTTACCTGAAAAGAAAGCGTCTAGTTCGTCGAATGGACTTTTAGGAGACGAATTCGATGTCATGAACAAGGTTGAAAAACAGGCATTAGTTGCTTATGAGCGTCATTTCGTAACCGTCGAAACAGCACCAACTTTTAAATCGTCAGGCATACAACGGCAGGCGTATCCGGCACAGATCGGACAATGGTTTGCTGAGCGGGAGTTGCGTACGGTTCGGGAGTCGCTTTGGTGGGTCGAACTACGGTTATCGCATACGGTCAGTTCGCAGGCGCTGGAGGGGCTGCTAGTTGGGCTGAACTGTTTCCCGGTTGTGAACCGACGACTTCACCGAATCACGTACCGACTTCAGCAAAATCTTAATATCATTCCGCTCGAAACCGATCGTTGCTTTTTGGCCATGCGGGATGTTCGAACGAATCAGAATCGCCAGCTCACATCGATTCCCCTTGGTAACTTATCGGATTTGGCCACAGATACCTACACTGTTCAGTATGGCGTCAGCCGATTCGATGACCGGGATGCCCGTCAGGCGCTGATCAATATGCAGGATTTGCTACGTGATGAAAGTGCATCATTTGCGGCATTGGGGGAGGATTTTCTGACGTCGGTGATTCGGGAACTGAATCAGGCACTGGCCCGGCTCGAAACAAAGGTTGATCAGAAAACGCGCAAGCGCGATTCGATTCCGTATCTGATCATTAAACCCAAACAGGCGGGCGAGACCGTATTTATCGAGTATTGGACCTGCGATGGTGAATCGGCCAATCGCCTGCCCGTGGGGAGCCGACTCGCTCCCTATTCCGATAGCACATTGCGTAAGGATTCTGGTTTTCTGATGACAGCAACCACGGGTGGTCGCGAGCGCTTGAAAGAATCAGAAAAGATTACGCAGTATAAACGGGCATTACTGACCCGAAATCGAATTGTAACCCTTGAAGATGTGCGTGTTGTGTGTCAGGCTGAGCTGGGGCATCACCTTCAGTCGGTTCGTATAGAACGGGCTTTTCGTGTAGATCCACTGCCCACAAACGGTTTTCAGCGGTGCATTCGGGTAAGTCTGGAGCCATCTTCAAGGAGCATTTATTCCGATGCCGATTGGGCGCAGCAGGCTAAGTTGTTACAGAGCAGTTTAGAGGCACAGTCGGTATCGGCCTTGCCTTATCAGGTTATCGTTGCACCAATAAAATAG
- a CDS encoding ATP-dependent Clp protease ATP-binding subunit produces the protein MAYTEEVKRAIQIAQALSKEYQNELFAPAHLLMGLLHNEVGMASWLAVIGQDIPYLREWAEVRLEASPKSSRLSPNPPGDEQVKTAMELADLVAMQLGKAQTDPVCVLVALLKPGVAFSAEQLKSFPITQAELMQAALADADVQTAVAPDTKSNGVAKTNAQSSTTGQALLRYCVDKTAMAAEGRLDPIIGRDREVRMMTETLGRRTKPNVILVGEPGVGKTALADGFALNIVAGEVPNHLQNARLLELDLGALVAGASYKGEVEDRLKSILKELKQDTKIILFIDEIHQLLDSRGPLGTGVANLLKPELAKGNLTVIGATTLDEYRKYIETDEAFSRRFDVLRVEEPNVDTAIQMIQRLVPFYEQHHQLNVGPDAVAEAVILAKRYSRNRRLPDAAVDLLDRTLSAVRMISERTPVEVAKLTEQLDQLSAVSNGPDSLRNLRYLHQELENKISPILLANLLADTTSDEESAPDPFESASTLADHIRQTLSRLADQVATPKTDVDRHDVAAVISHKTGIPLGKIQSQERDKLLAMDEVLKKRVIGQDHAVKAVADAILEARSGLTKAGQPIGSFFLLGPTGTGKTELAKSLADFLFNDESFLIRFDMSEFKEEHSAALLYGAPPGYVGYEEGGLLVNKIREKPYSVVLFDEIEKAHPSVFDIFLQILDEGRLHDRLGKEGDFSDAVVLFTSNIGSQLVIQRFGEGQIPTNSELMETMSRHFRPEFLARLTEIVPFAPISEDNAVRIFNLHLRGLTDQLTKQGITLELTTEAQRHLALSGFTPQYGARQLKGVIRNQLRRPISRMIIAGEVTKGSTIQVGLQGEELQWTITHEETPASQVLSELVTNGQVLSG, from the coding sequence ATGGCGTATACGGAAGAAGTGAAGCGAGCCATACAGATTGCCCAGGCTCTGTCTAAGGAATATCAGAACGAATTATTTGCTCCGGCGCATTTGCTGATGGGGCTGTTGCATAATGAAGTCGGCATGGCTTCGTGGCTGGCGGTTATTGGGCAGGATATTCCCTATCTGCGTGAATGGGCCGAAGTACGTCTGGAGGCTAGTCCAAAGTCGAGTCGTTTGTCGCCCAACCCGCCGGGCGATGAGCAGGTAAAGACGGCTATGGAGTTGGCTGATCTGGTAGCCATGCAGTTGGGTAAAGCGCAAACTGACCCTGTGTGTGTATTGGTCGCTCTGCTTAAACCGGGTGTGGCATTCAGTGCCGAACAATTAAAGAGCTTTCCCATCACGCAGGCAGAGCTAATGCAGGCCGCTCTGGCCGATGCTGATGTACAAACAGCGGTGGCACCAGATACCAAGTCGAATGGGGTTGCCAAGACTAACGCCCAGTCTAGTACAACGGGCCAGGCATTGTTGCGTTACTGCGTCGATAAAACGGCGATGGCTGCCGAAGGTCGTTTAGACCCAATTATTGGTCGTGACCGGGAAGTGCGTATGATGACCGAAACCCTGGGCCGACGGACGAAACCGAATGTTATTCTGGTAGGTGAACCAGGGGTTGGTAAAACTGCGCTGGCTGATGGTTTCGCCCTGAATATTGTAGCTGGTGAAGTTCCCAATCATTTGCAAAATGCCCGATTGCTTGAGCTGGATCTGGGAGCATTGGTGGCAGGTGCTTCGTATAAAGGAGAAGTAGAAGATCGGTTGAAAAGTATCCTGAAAGAGTTGAAACAGGACACAAAGATCATTCTTTTCATCGACGAGATTCATCAATTACTCGATAGTCGGGGGCCGTTGGGTACTGGCGTCGCCAATCTCCTCAAACCCGAATTAGCCAAAGGGAATTTAACCGTCATTGGGGCTACTACGCTCGATGAATATCGGAAATACATCGAAACCGATGAGGCTTTTAGCCGCCGATTCGATGTGCTGCGCGTGGAAGAGCCTAACGTTGACACGGCCATCCAGATGATTCAACGGTTGGTGCCTTTTTATGAACAACACCACCAGCTCAATGTCGGGCCCGATGCTGTGGCTGAGGCCGTAATACTGGCTAAACGATACAGTCGCAATCGTCGATTACCCGATGCTGCCGTCGATCTGCTCGACCGGACCCTCTCGGCAGTTCGGATGATCAGTGAGCGAACACCTGTCGAAGTCGCAAAACTGACCGAACAACTCGATCAGCTAAGCGCTGTATCCAACGGGCCTGATTCGCTACGTAACCTGCGCTATTTACATCAGGAACTTGAAAACAAGATCAGCCCGATTTTGCTGGCGAATCTGCTGGCCGATACAACATCTGATGAAGAATCGGCCCCCGATCCATTTGAGTCGGCATCGACCTTGGCTGACCATATTCGGCAAACGCTCAGTCGCCTGGCCGATCAGGTGGCTACCCCGAAAACCGACGTCGATCGCCATGATGTAGCGGCTGTGATCTCGCACAAAACCGGTATTCCACTGGGAAAAATACAGAGTCAGGAGCGCGACAAACTGCTGGCGATGGATGAGGTACTGAAAAAGCGAGTTATTGGTCAGGATCATGCCGTGAAAGCTGTAGCCGACGCGATTCTGGAGGCTCGTTCGGGTCTGACGAAAGCGGGACAACCCATTGGTTCGTTCTTTTTGCTTGGGCCAACCGGAACCGGAAAAACGGAACTGGCTAAATCACTGGCTGATTTTCTGTTCAACGATGAGTCATTCCTGATTCGGTTCGACATGTCGGAGTTCAAAGAGGAGCATTCGGCTGCTTTGCTCTACGGTGCCCCTCCCGGCTATGTTGGTTACGAAGAAGGTGGCTTGCTGGTGAATAAAATCCGCGAAAAACCGTACTCGGTCGTGCTGTTCGATGAAATCGAAAAAGCGCACCCATCGGTATTCGATATTTTCCTGCAAATTCTGGACGAAGGCCGATTGCACGATCGATTGGGCAAGGAAGGTGATTTCTCGGATGCCGTTGTGCTGTTTACGTCAAACATTGGTAGTCAGCTCGTTATTCAGCGGTTTGGGGAAGGGCAGATACCGACCAATTCCGAATTGATGGAGACAATGAGTCGCCACTTCCGGCCAGAGTTTTTGGCTCGTCTGACGGAGATTGTACCCTTTGCCCCGATTTCCGAAGACAATGCCGTTCGAATTTTCAATCTGCACCTGCGTGGCCTCACCGATCAGCTTACCAAACAAGGCATTACGCTGGAACTCACTACTGAGGCACAACGCCATCTGGCGTTATCGGGTTTTACCCCACAATATGGTGCCCGGCAGCTCAAAGGTGTTATCCGAAATCAGCTTCGTCGGCCGATTTCCCGGATGATCATTGCGGGCGAGGTGACAAAAGGATCGACGATTCAGGTAGGCCTTCAGGGGGAGGAATTGCAATGGACAATTACCCATGAAGAAACGCCTGCTTCACAAGTATTATCAGAGTTAGTCACAAATGGTCAGGTACTGTCAGGATAG
- a CDS encoding PAAR domain-containing protein has product MPQPAARLMDMHVCPMQTPAVVPIPHVGGPIMGPGMPTVLIAGQPAAVMGDMCTCVGPPDVIIKGSATVLIGGKPAARMGDTTAHGGSIVAGCPTVLIGG; this is encoded by the coding sequence ATGCCACAACCAGCCGCTCGTTTAATGGACATGCACGTTTGCCCGATGCAAACGCCTGCTGTAGTGCCCATTCCGCATGTAGGTGGGCCCATCATGGGACCCGGCATGCCAACGGTACTGATTGCTGGTCAACCAGCCGCTGTTATGGGCGATATGTGCACCTGTGTAGGGCCTCCCGATGTGATTATAAAAGGCTCGGCAACGGTACTGATTGGTGGAAAACCCGCTGCCCGAATGGGCGACACAACGGCTCACGGAGGCAGCATTGTCGCCGGTTGTCCAACGGTTTTGATTGGTGGGTGA
- a CDS encoding DUF5458 family protein: protein MEAQNKPLKTGEKLAEDIPSLEASAAKLAKYGGFAILETTLDGVQNMNPEKKARKKIFLTEEAKAAERAELKKRLELMLELLGSANTVGEVAETAQKKAEAAQELLSQNLLRAFEANRSLEQSYRSVASFYANTEQDKAKNVNIMNAEPEQLTDLDNTTYIDAVAEEFARTFDRLDLRDSYSLLVLPGYLGSKKVVDKWAQIAHKNKVMMVTDFRHLDAPEDVVDLFESADLTGGDAYLSNVMMTCNWLAGRGKHQDVGEEEDLYVPGAGALAGKLYATVMSQVSAGRKHGALNEADGVRFPLKKSEISALEKMGLIPMVNEYGKVMPFSAKTLFNGDNLGLQTYSVVRVFDYITKVLIDFLNRRAFENFNYNTKADIQKQIVKFLDNVTGPGKLIEKFKLLRFEQDPKQKDRIYLDIHMVPYFPAKTFLLKLDGQKGDDPDSAEWKADYDQQ from the coding sequence ATGGAAGCACAGAATAAACCCTTGAAAACGGGCGAAAAACTCGCCGAAGATATTCCCTCACTCGAAGCCAGTGCCGCCAAATTAGCCAAATACGGCGGTTTTGCTATTCTGGAAACCACATTGGATGGGGTTCAAAATATGAACCCAGAGAAAAAAGCCCGTAAAAAAATCTTTCTGACCGAAGAGGCAAAAGCGGCTGAGCGAGCTGAATTAAAGAAACGGCTTGAGCTAATGCTTGAGTTGTTAGGAAGTGCCAACACCGTGGGCGAAGTGGCCGAAACGGCGCAGAAGAAAGCCGAAGCTGCTCAGGAACTCCTGTCGCAAAATCTATTGCGTGCCTTTGAGGCTAACCGAAGTCTGGAGCAATCATACCGATCGGTGGCTAGTTTCTATGCCAATACAGAACAGGATAAAGCGAAGAATGTCAACATAATGAACGCTGAACCTGAGCAACTGACCGACCTCGATAATACAACTTATATCGATGCGGTGGCCGAAGAGTTTGCCCGCACCTTCGATCGGCTTGACTTACGTGACAGCTACTCCCTGCTTGTACTTCCGGGCTACTTAGGGTCGAAGAAAGTGGTGGATAAATGGGCACAGATCGCTCATAAAAACAAGGTCATGATGGTGACCGATTTCCGGCATCTGGATGCGCCCGAAGACGTGGTCGATCTGTTCGAATCGGCTGATTTGACGGGGGGCGATGCCTATCTCTCAAACGTAATGATGACCTGTAACTGGCTGGCTGGGCGAGGTAAACACCAGGATGTGGGCGAAGAAGAAGACCTCTATGTGCCCGGAGCAGGTGCTTTAGCCGGTAAACTCTATGCCACCGTTATGTCGCAGGTGTCGGCTGGTCGCAAACATGGTGCGCTGAACGAAGCGGATGGTGTCCGATTCCCACTGAAGAAAAGCGAAATCTCGGCGCTGGAGAAAATGGGGCTGATTCCGATGGTAAACGAATACGGAAAGGTGATGCCTTTCTCTGCCAAAACACTGTTTAACGGTGATAATCTGGGTTTGCAAACATATTCTGTTGTGCGGGTATTCGATTACATCACCAAGGTGTTGATTGATTTCCTGAACCGTCGGGCGTTTGAGAATTTCAACTACAATACCAAAGCTGATATTCAGAAACAGATTGTGAAGTTTCTGGACAACGTAACTGGGCCCGGAAAGCTGATCGAGAAGTTCAAACTACTGCGCTTTGAACAGGACCCCAAACAGAAAGATCGGATCTATCTCGATATCCATATGGTGCCGTATTTCCCGGCCAAGACGTTCCTGCTCAAACTCGACGGACAGAAAGGCGACGATCCGGATTCGGCCGAATGGAAAGCAGACTACGATCAGCAATAG